ACGTTCCGTTATCCGAAATCGGATGCGGACGCTCTTTCCTGTGTGTCGCTTGAAATTCCGCAGGGGAGTTTCTTTGCGCTTCTCGGCCCTAACGGGGCCGGCAAGACGACTTTGCTTAGACTGCTTTGCGGACGCTTTTCGAAGTTCTCGGGCTCGCTTGATGTTTCCGCGGATGTTCGCGGGGCAAATGGTTTTCTGGATCCGCTAGCCTGTGGTATTTTGCTTGAAAATCCGGGAATTTATCCGAAGCTTTCCATATCGGAATACATAGATTACTTTGTCGGCTTTTATGCGGCGCGTATTGATTCTTGGAATGAATCTGTTTCTCGCGAACGCATTGCCGAACTGGCGCGGAAACTGGAATTGCCTTCTCTTGAAACCCGTATGTCCGCCCTTTCGCTCGGAAATCGCCAGAAGGTGCAGCTGCTGCGTGCG
This genomic stretch from Fibrobacter sp. UWH4 harbors:
- a CDS encoding ABC transporter ATP-binding protein, with the protein product MDSLLQRPLIALDSVTFRYPKSDADALSCVSLEIPQGSFFALLGPNGAGKTTLLRLLCGRFSKFSGSLDVSADVRGANGFLDPLACGILLENPGIYPKLSISEYIDYFVGFYAARIDSWNESVSRERIAELARKLELPSLETRMSALSLGNRQKVQLLRAMAPAPRLLILDEPVANLDPMSRETVWSLLADWRKEEGGTAIVCSHILAEMEEEATDYAIIDRGQLLKSGRVADIAAQETSFKIESSASLEQIRAALAAAGINADVMCEKADLAKLYRDVVSGKR